A window of Desulfuromonas soudanensis genomic DNA:
ACAGCTGACAACCATTTGTTACCCCTGAGCTGATTAAAATGCCAATAAAATGGAACCGCTCGCAGGAGGGGTCAATGGGTCCGCGGAGCCGCAGGGACCTCATCGATTCGCTGCAAATCGATCTTTTCTTCACTGGAAAGAATCTTTTCCAGGTCAAGGAGCATGACCAGGTCATCATCCCTGCGGCAGACGGCAAGAAAAAACTGCGACCCCCGCCCCTTGAGGAACTGGGGAGCCGGCTGAACTTCCTTGCGTGAGTAGCTCCGCACCTCGGTCACCTCATCGACCGTCAAGCCGACGATGCGCCCGGAGAGCGCGCAAATGATCACCCGCATCTTGCGATCACCGGATACGGCCTGCTGGTCGAAACGCTTGCGCAGATCGACCACGGGAATCACCGCGCCCCGAAGGTTGATAACCCCTTCGATAAAGGGAGGAGATTTGGGAACGGGTGTCAGTTTCAGAGGCCGGATGATTTCCTTGATCCGCATGATGTCGAGGGCGTACATTTCCGAGCCGACCCGAAAACAGGCCAACTGCACCTCCTGCTGCCCACCGGCATCATCAATGAACTTCACTGCTTTGTCGATCATTTGGCCAGAAACCTCTGGATGGTTTCAATCACCATCGCCGATTTAAAGGGCTTGGTTATATACCAGTCGGCACCGACGGTTTCCCCCCGGGCCATATCCTCGCGGCTTTTTTTTGCCGTGAGCATGATCACGGGAATATGGCGGGTAAGGCTGTTGGCTTTGATCCTCCGACAGACCTCAAAACCGTCGATCTCAGGAAGCATGATGTCCAAAAGCACCAGGTCGGGGAGATCTTCGCCCAGGGCATCCAGCGCCGCCTGACCGTTTGGAACCCCCTTGACCTCATACCCCTTCGAAGTCAGCAGGATACTTTCAAGTTTAAGAAGGCTCTCCTCGTCTTCGACAATCAGGATCTTTTTTTTGGACACCGGAAGGCTCCTTTCTTAATGCATCAGGTGAGGGTTACATCCATAACACTGCGAAGGTTAAGCAGGATCATCATCCTGCCCTGATGGCGCCCTACACCCTCGACCATATCGCGATCAATTCCCGAGAGCATGTTCGGCGGTGGTTCAATTTTGCTGGTCGGAAGATGCACAACCTGACTGATGTGGTCCACCAGGAGTCCGGCAAGGCGTTCTCCATCCTGACAGACGACGATCCGGGAGGCAAGTGAGGTCGCGGAACCTTCCAGCCTCAGGCGACAGCTGAGATCGAAGACCGGGATGACAACCCCCCGCAGGGAAACGATACCGAGAATGAATGACGGAACCCGGGGAATGTCCGTGATCTCCCTCGGCTTAATGATTTCACGAATATGCTCCAGATCAAGGGCATATTCTTCATCACCGAGAGCGAAGGTCAGGAGTTGCCGGGATATCTCCACAGCCTGCTGGTCCTTCGAAAAACCCTGGTGATAGCTCTCTTCCGTGGCCAGCTCGAGATCCGGGCGCCAGGCGAAAAGGGCGTCGATGGCGTCCTGCACCGGGGGAGCTGCCGCCTGAGGGCTGTTTGCCTGCGGAACAGAACCGGTGGCCGGTTCCCGGTTTGCCGGGGGCTTGGTGACCGGCGCCCCTGGGAGCGACGAGGAGCCTCGACCCTTGTCCGGGGACAGATCCCCCTTGGGTCGGTCGTCCCCTTTTTTTCGACTCCTGGCCTTTTTGCGAATTTCGGCGAGATCCATTATGAGCTTCCCAGAAAACTAGACTAGAGTAAGGTCGAGTTCGGACATGACAGCGTCGAGAATTTCCGTGCCGATGGTCAAGGACTCCCTGCCAAACCCCTCAAGCAACGCCAGCGAGGCGACATGATTGATTTTTCGAGGAATTCCTCCGGCATAACCATAGATCTTTTCCACAGCACCGGGGAGAAAAAGTCCGGCGGACCCTCCGGCAACTTCCAGGCGGTGATTGAGATACTCGGCCGTTTCCTCCAGGGACAAAGGCTTCAGGTCGTACTGCATTCCGATCCTCTGGCGCAGCGGTTCGTAAA
This region includes:
- a CDS encoding chemotaxis protein CheW, translated to MIDKAVKFIDDAGGQQEVQLACFRVGSEMYALDIMRIKEIIRPLKLTPVPKSPPFIEGVINLRGAVIPVVDLRKRFDQQAVSGDRKMRVIICALSGRIVGLTVDEVTEVRSYSRKEVQPAPQFLKGRGSQFFLAVCRRDDDLVMLLDLEKILSSEEKIDLQRIDEVPAAPRTH
- a CDS encoding response regulator translates to MSKKKILIVEDEESLLKLESILLTSKGYEVKGVPNGQAALDALGEDLPDLVLLDIMLPEIDGFEVCRRIKANSLTRHIPVIMLTAKKSREDMARGETVGADWYITKPFKSAMVIETIQRFLAK
- a CDS encoding chemotaxis protein CheW; protein product: MDLAEIRKKARSRKKGDDRPKGDLSPDKGRGSSSLPGAPVTKPPANREPATGSVPQANSPQAAAPPVQDAIDALFAWRPDLELATEESYHQGFSKDQQAVEISRQLLTFALGDEEYALDLEHIREIIKPREITDIPRVPSFILGIVSLRGVVIPVFDLSCRLRLEGSATSLASRIVVCQDGERLAGLLVDHISQVVHLPTSKIEPPPNMLSGIDRDMVEGVGRHQGRMMILLNLRSVMDVTLT